Proteins co-encoded in one Flavobacteriaceae bacterium MAR_2009_75 genomic window:
- a CDS encoding gluconate 2-dehydrogenase subunit 3-like protein, with translation MKRKDFLRLSGSLAVGTVTTAPALLISGCEPTPPAERENITEKDIPLLNEVAETILPATQDVPGAKAANTGDYIFMMYTDMLKDDDRALLLTGINKLDADAFELFKNDFINLEKERKIFLLRNYHNEAFAYGQQKAAGLPTDKHFYGLLRSLTLSGYFSSEIGSTKARIYNPVPGGFKGCIPLKPGQKPLG, from the coding sequence ATGAAAAGAAAAGATTTTTTGAGATTATCAGGTTCGTTGGCCGTGGGTACGGTAACTACGGCCCCCGCTTTGTTGATATCGGGTTGTGAACCAACACCTCCCGCGGAACGTGAAAATATCACCGAGAAAGATATACCGTTACTTAATGAAGTTGCCGAAACCATTTTACCGGCTACCCAAGATGTACCGGGTGCAAAAGCGGCAAACACAGGTGATTATATTTTTATGATGTATACCGATATGCTTAAGGATGATGACCGGGCTCTTTTGCTAACGGGTATCAATAAGCTGGATGCCGATGCTTTTGAATTGTTCAAAAACGATTTTATCAATTTGGAAAAGGAAAGGAAAATCTTCTTGCTGCGAAACTACCATAACGAGGCTTTTGCCTATGGACAGCAAAAGGCGGCCGGATTGCCCACCGACAAGCATTTTTATGGGCTGCTTAGAAGCTTGACTTTATCTGGGTATTTTAGTTCTGAGATTGGTTCGACCAAAGCCCGAATCTATAACCCGGTTCCTGGGGGTTTCAAAGGCTGTATTCCCTTAAAGCCGGGGCAGAAACCGTTGGGGTAA